The stretch of DNA GTACTCGTCGCGCAGCGCCGTCTCCTCCAGCTCCATGGCGATCTCGAGCTTGCGGTCGCCGTCGTCGGAGCCCAGACGGGTCAGGACGTCGTGGGCGGTCTCCTTGACGATCGCGGCGCGCGGGTCGTAGTTCTTGTAGACCCGGTGGCCGAAGCCCATGAGCCGGACGCCGTCCTCCTTGTTCTTGACCTTGCGGACGAACTCGGCCGTACTCATCCCCGAGCTCTGGATCGTGTCCAGCATGCGCAGGACGGCCTCGTTCGCGCCGCCGTGCAGCGGGCCGGACAGCGCGCCCACGCCCGCGGCCACCGAGGCGTACATGTTGGCGTCGGCCGAGCCCACGAGGCGCACGGTGGAGGTCGAGCAGTTCTGCTCGTGGTCGGCGTGCAGGATGAGGAGCATGTCCAGGGCCCGCACCACGGCCGGGTCGATCTCGTAGGACTGGTAGGGCATCCCGAAGGACATGCGGATGAAGTCCTCGACGTAGGAGCGCTGCGGGTCCGGGTAGAGCAGCGGCAGGCCGATGGCGCGCCGAGCGATGTAGCTGATCATCGTGGGCATCTTGGCCAGCAGAAGCACGGTGGCGAGCTCGCGCTCGTAGGGGTCGTGCGGGTTGAGGGTGTCCTCGTAGTAGGTGGCCAGACCCGCGATCCCCGCCTGGAGGATCGCCATCGGGTGACCCGAGGAGGGGAAGGAGGTGAAGAAGCTGCGGAAGTCCTCGTGCAGGAGGCGGTGACGCGAGATGCGCCGCTCCATGCGCTGGAAGGACTCGCGGTCGGGCAGCTCGCCGTTGATGAGGAGGTAGGCGACCTCCAGGAAGGTCGAGGACTTGGCCAGCTCCTCGATCGGGTAGCCGCGGTAGCGCAGGATCCCGGCCGCGCCGTCGATGTAGGTGATCTGCGAGGTGCACGACGCCGTATTGGTGAAGCCCGGGTCGAGCGTCACCACGCCGGTGGCGCCCAGCAGCTTGGACACGCCCAGGCCGTCAGCGCCATCGGTCGCCTGGGCGCGCGGCAGCTCAAGGTTCTTGCCGTCGACACTCAGCAGACCGGGGCCGCTGACGAGGCTGGGCTGGCTCCGCTCCGGCTGCTCGGCTGGGGCCGCGGCGGGGGTGGGGGTGCTCGTCATCATCTC from Actinomyces sp. Marseille-P3109 encodes:
- a CDS encoding citrate synthase encodes the protein MTSTPTPAAAPAEQPERSQPSLVSGPGLLSVDGKNLELPRAQATDGADGLGVSKLLGATGVVTLDPGFTNTASCTSQITYIDGAAGILRYRGYPIEELAKSSTFLEVAYLLINGELPDRESFQRMERRISRHRLLHEDFRSFFTSFPSSGHPMAILQAGIAGLATYYEDTLNPHDPYERELATVLLLAKMPTMISYIARRAIGLPLLYPDPQRSYVEDFIRMSFGMPYQSYEIDPAVVRALDMLLILHADHEQNCSTSTVRLVGSADANMYASVAAGVGALSGPLHGGANEAVLRMLDTIQSSGMSTAEFVRKVKNKEDGVRLMGFGHRVYKNYDPRAAIVKETAHDVLTRLGSDDGDRKLEIAMELEETALRDEYFVSRSLYPNVDFYTGLIYQAMGFPTKMFTPLFALGRLPGWIAQYREMIADPAKRIGRPRQVYDGSTERHYVAMHRRKHDDGQYPATRAGVPSLDRVTRV